From Paenibacillus sp. PK3_47, the proteins below share one genomic window:
- a CDS encoding multidrug efflux SMR transporter: MNPFVLLAIAIVSEVCGSSLLKLSDGFKRLYPSLGVIAGLGSAFYFLSLALQSISLGTAYAIWSGAGTALTAMVGVFFYKERMNAKKILGLLLIIGGVIALKLASGGTL; encoded by the coding sequence GTGAATCCTTTTGTATTATTGGCTATTGCCATTGTATCCGAGGTATGCGGCAGCTCGCTGCTGAAATTATCGGACGGATTTAAACGGCTGTATCCCTCCCTTGGTGTAATCGCCGGCCTGGGTTCAGCTTTTTATTTTTTGTCTTTGGCGCTTCAATCCATTTCACTCGGCACGGCCTATGCCATATGGTCGGGAGCAGGTACGGCGTTAACGGCAATGGTGGGGGTATTCTTTTATAAAGAACGGATGAATGCCAAAAAAATACTCGGTCTGCTGCTGATTATCGGCGGTGTAATTGCACTGAAGCTTGCATCCGGGGGGACGCTATGA
- the kduD gene encoding 2-dehydro-3-deoxy-D-gluconate 5-dehydrogenase KduD, whose amino-acid sequence MSSLFSLAGKTAIVTGAAQGLGQGIALAFAEAGADVVSVSLNTSEETVTAAQAFGVKALGIEADLSDHTQLQSVFDQALQLTGKVDILVNCAGMIRRTPAKDHSEKDWFDVINLNQNTVFLLSQIAGRHFLERGSGKIINICSMLSYQGGINVPGYTASKHAVAGLTKAFANEWAQYGLNVNAIAPGYMATENTAPIRADQSRSDSILDRIPAGRWGTADDVKGPAVFLASEASDYLNGHILAVDGGWLAR is encoded by the coding sequence ATGTCATCATTATTCAGTCTGGCAGGTAAAACAGCAATTGTAACCGGAGCAGCGCAAGGCCTTGGACAAGGCATCGCCCTGGCATTTGCCGAAGCAGGTGCGGATGTCGTTTCCGTCTCCCTTAATACCAGTGAAGAAACAGTAACTGCAGCTCAAGCTTTCGGTGTCAAAGCACTGGGTATTGAAGCGGACCTGAGTGACCACACACAGCTGCAAAGCGTGTTCGATCAAGCGCTCCAACTCACCGGCAAAGTAGACATTCTCGTTAACTGCGCAGGTATGATCCGCCGTACTCCTGCTAAAGACCACAGCGAAAAAGACTGGTTCGATGTAATCAACCTTAACCAGAACACAGTATTCCTGCTGTCGCAGATCGCTGGCCGCCACTTCCTGGAAAGAGGATCCGGTAAAATCATCAACATCTGCTCCATGCTCTCCTACCAAGGCGGTATCAATGTTCCTGGTTACACTGCCAGTAAGCATGCTGTTGCCGGCTTGACCAAAGCCTTCGCTAACGAGTGGGCACAATACGGCTTGAATGTTAACGCCATCGCTCCTGGATACATGGCCACTGAGAACACTGCACCAATCCGTGCCGACCAAAGCCGTTCCGATTCCATCCTTGACCGCATCCCTGCCGGACGCTGGGGTACTGCCGATGATGTTAAGGGACCCGCTGTATTCCTGGCATCCGAAGCTTCTGATTATCTGAACGGCCATATCCTGGCTGTTGACGGCGGATGGCTGGCAAGATAA
- a CDS encoding YolD-like family protein, with protein MAKAKVAKRPTRDEFVLEEIGNQLTEAMQEASEVLLTVWGKEEQVRGTIVGMDPRTGKVHLSLNEEITKVTFMDIMAMDYPRD; from the coding sequence GTGGCAAAAGCAAAAGTGGCCAAACGGCCGACAAGAGATGAATTTGTACTGGAGGAAATCGGCAATCAGCTGACCGAAGCGATGCAGGAGGCATCCGAGGTCCTGTTGACGGTTTGGGGCAAGGAAGAACAGGTACGCGGCACAATCGTCGGAATGGACCCGCGGACCGGCAAGGTGCATCTCAGCCTGAATGAAGAGATCACCAAGGTTACCTTCATGGATATTATGGCAATGGACTATCCGCGCGACTAG
- a CDS encoding NUDIX domain-containing protein: MNSEILTTFDEHGNITGSAPRDEVHRLGLWHETFHCWFVAREHHSLQIYLQLRSQHKKDYAGLLDITAAGHLLESESPEDGIREVQEELGIDVAFEDLIPLGIVPYTMDKAGFMDRERAHVFLYENHAPFSQFQLQQEEVAGMVTAGFSEFRSFWLGERSDLHIQGFRVEDSGERSRIDQLVDISHFVPHEHSYYLRILEGIEEAFG, encoded by the coding sequence ATGAACTCAGAAATACTGACTACTTTTGATGAGCACGGTAATATTACCGGTTCCGCCCCGCGTGATGAGGTACACCGGCTGGGACTTTGGCATGAGACCTTCCACTGCTGGTTTGTCGCCAGAGAACACCATTCGCTGCAGATCTATCTTCAGCTGCGCAGCCAGCATAAAAAAGACTATGCAGGTCTTCTTGATATTACTGCTGCCGGCCACCTGCTGGAGAGTGAAAGTCCGGAAGACGGAATCCGTGAAGTGCAGGAGGAGCTGGGGATTGATGTTGCTTTTGAGGACCTCATTCCGCTGGGTATCGTCCCCTATACTATGGATAAGGCAGGATTTATGGACCGTGAGCGCGCGCATGTCTTCTTGTATGAGAACCATGCTCCGTTCAGCCAGTTTCAGCTGCAGCAGGAAGAAGTCGCTGGAATGGTCACGGCAGGCTTCAGCGAATTCCGCAGCTTTTGGCTCGGGGAGCGCAGCGATCTTCATATTCAGGGTTTCCGCGTGGAAGACAGCGGAGAGCGGAGCCGGATTGACCAATTGGTGGACATCAGCCATTTTGTGCCGCATGAGCACTCTTATTACCTGCGTATTCTGGAGGGGATTGAAGAAGCTTTTGGCTAA
- a CDS encoding beta-galactosidase, whose amino-acid sequence MSLKSPAISSKAPVMLHGADYNPEQWLKYPEVFNEDIRMMKLAGCNVMSVGIFSWVSLEPEEGVFTFEWLDHVLDTFAENGIYAFLATPSGARPAWMSAKYPEVLRIERNRVRNLHGVRHNHCFTSPVYREKTALINTKLAERYAHHPAVIGWHISNEFGGECHCDYCQDAFRDWLKAKYKGSLDELNHAWWATFWSHTYTSWDQIESPAPHGETQVHGMNLDWRRFVSDQTIDFCRHEMDSVRSYNPELPITTNMHNIDGIDYRKLAQILDVVSWDAYPDWGYTADNDDSRLAAWTAMHHDMFRSFKNKPFLLMESTPSLLNWQSVSKLKRPGMHKLSSLQAVAHGSDSVQYFQWRKSRGSSEKFHGAVVDHSGHENTRVFQDVAEVGQTLAGLTDVVGTSTPAETAILFDWDNRWAIKDAQGIRNSGLKYEETVAQHYRALWELGIPVDVVGSGDDLSRYKLVIAPMQYLITEENGRNIENYVEQGGNFLATYWSGVVGENDLCHLGGFPGPLRKTLGIWAEETEGLHDRDLNGLVLEKGNALNLSGDYDAHEIAELIHLEGAEALGTYRSDFYAGRPALTLNKLGAGKAYHLATRVKDPAFYVELYAAITANAGIIRTLDSELPAGVTAQPRTDGEQDYIFVQNFSGSEQTVVLDGRAYTDMESGAEVPAEITLPVNGLAILKRKAQA is encoded by the coding sequence ATGAGTCTCAAATCCCCTGCAATCAGCAGCAAGGCCCCTGTAATGCTGCACGGTGCCGACTATAATCCCGAGCAATGGCTGAAGTACCCTGAAGTGTTCAATGAGGATATCCGGATGATGAAGCTGGCGGGCTGCAATGTAATGTCCGTCGGTATTTTCTCCTGGGTGTCACTTGAACCGGAAGAAGGCGTGTTCACCTTCGAATGGCTGGACCATGTGCTCGATACCTTTGCCGAAAATGGTATATATGCATTCCTGGCTACCCCGAGCGGCGCACGTCCGGCCTGGATGTCAGCAAAGTATCCTGAAGTGCTGCGTATCGAACGCAACCGTGTGCGTAATCTGCACGGGGTCCGGCACAATCACTGCTTTACGTCTCCGGTCTACCGGGAAAAAACAGCGCTGATCAATACGAAGCTCGCGGAGCGTTATGCCCATCATCCGGCTGTAATCGGCTGGCATATTTCCAATGAGTTCGGCGGCGAATGCCACTGTGATTACTGCCAGGATGCATTCAGAGATTGGCTGAAGGCGAAATACAAAGGCAGTCTGGATGAGCTTAACCATGCCTGGTGGGCGACATTCTGGAGCCATACCTATACTTCCTGGGATCAGATTGAATCTCCGGCTCCGCACGGCGAGACACAGGTACACGGCATGAACCTCGACTGGCGGCGTTTTGTCAGCGACCAGACGATTGATTTCTGCCGTCATGAAATGGATTCAGTGCGCTCTTACAACCCGGAGCTGCCGATTACGACAAATATGCACAATATTGACGGCATCGACTACCGCAAGCTGGCCCAAATTCTGGATGTGGTCTCCTGGGATGCTTATCCGGACTGGGGCTATACCGCAGACAATGACGATTCCCGTCTTGCCGCCTGGACAGCCATGCACCATGATATGTTCCGCAGCTTCAAGAACAAACCGTTCCTGCTGATGGAGAGCACACCTTCGCTGTTGAACTGGCAGTCGGTCAGCAAGCTGAAACGCCCGGGCATGCATAAGCTGTCTTCACTTCAGGCCGTGGCCCACGGCTCGGATTCCGTACAGTACTTCCAATGGCGTAAAAGCCGGGGCTCCAGTGAGAAATTCCACGGTGCAGTTGTGGATCACAGCGGACACGAGAACACCCGTGTGTTCCAGGATGTTGCTGAAGTAGGCCAAACACTGGCTGGCTTGACAGATGTAGTAGGCACTTCTACTCCTGCAGAGACCGCGATCCTGTTTGACTGGGATAACCGCTGGGCGATCAAGGATGCGCAGGGTATCCGCAATTCCGGGCTGAAATATGAAGAGACTGTAGCTCAGCATTACCGTGCGCTGTGGGAGCTGGGGATACCGGTGGATGTTGTCGGCTCCGGGGATGACCTGTCCCGCTATAAGCTGGTTATCGCTCCGATGCAGTACCTTATTACAGAAGAAAACGGCCGTAACATTGAGAACTATGTGGAGCAGGGCGGAAACTTCCTGGCTACTTACTGGTCGGGAGTTGTCGGAGAGAATGATCTGTGCCATCTGGGCGGCTTCCCGGGACCGCTGCGCAAGACGCTGGGAATCTGGGCGGAAGAGACAGAAGGGCTGCACGACCGGGATCTGAACGGCCTTGTACTTGAGAAAGGCAATGCCCTTAACCTGTCCGGTGACTACGATGCCCACGAGATTGCCGAACTGATCCACCTGGAAGGCGCAGAAGCGCTTGGAACTTACCGCAGTGATTTCTACGCCGGCCGTCCGGCCCTGACGCTGAACAAGCTGGGTGCAGGTAAAGCTTATCATTTGGCTACACGCGTGAAGGATCCGGCTTTCTATGTGGAGCTGTATGCAGCCATTACTGCCAATGCGGGAATTATCCGCACCCTGGACAGTGAACTGCCGGCAGGTGTAACTGCACAGCCGCGTACAGACGGTGAACAGGACTACATCTTTGTACAGAATTTCAGCGGCAGCGAGCAGACGGTTGTCCTGGACGGACGCGCCTACACGGATATGGAATCGGGCGCAGAGGTTCCGGCAGAGATTACACTTCCGGTTAACGGACTGGCTATACTGAAACGCAAGGCACAGGCTTAG
- the kduI gene encoding 5-dehydro-4-deoxy-D-glucuronate isomerase, with protein MERRFASHPNEVKQFDTERLRKEFHIPVIFAPDELKLVLTHEDRMIVGGANPVNGEVALTTDLKELGVTYFLERRELGVINVGGKGLVVVDGTEYEIGFKECLYVGQGAKDVVFKSADSAKPAKFYLNSAPAHQSYPTTKTTLEESESGALGGLENSNERTIHRFIHTNGVQSAQLVMGMTQLKPGSMWNTMPAHTHPRRMEAYFYFDLPEDSVVFHLMGEPTETRHIVMHNEQAVISPSWSIHSGVGTHNYTFIWSMAGDNKRYDDMDPVSMKELQ; from the coding sequence ATGGAAAGACGTTTCGCATCCCACCCCAACGAAGTTAAGCAGTTTGATACCGAGCGCCTCCGCAAAGAGTTCCACATTCCTGTTATTTTTGCGCCGGATGAACTGAAGCTTGTGCTGACACACGAAGACCGCATGATCGTGGGCGGTGCCAATCCGGTTAACGGCGAGGTTGCCCTCACTACTGATCTGAAAGAGCTTGGTGTGACTTACTTCCTGGAACGCCGTGAACTGGGTGTCATCAATGTTGGCGGCAAAGGTTTGGTTGTGGTAGACGGCACAGAATATGAAATCGGCTTCAAAGAATGTCTGTATGTAGGACAAGGCGCCAAGGATGTTGTGTTCAAAAGCGCTGACAGCGCAAAACCGGCGAAGTTCTATCTGAATTCCGCTCCTGCCCACCAGTCTTACCCTACCACCAAAACTACGCTGGAAGAATCCGAATCCGGTGCACTGGGCGGTCTGGAGAATTCTAACGAACGTACCATTCACCGCTTTATTCATACTAACGGCGTTCAGAGTGCCCAGCTGGTTATGGGTATGACCCAACTGAAGCCGGGCAGCATGTGGAATACAATGCCGGCACACACGCATCCCCGCCGGATGGAAGCTTACTTCTATTTCGATCTTCCCGAAGACTCTGTGGTATTCCACCTGATGGGTGAGCCAACAGAAACACGCCACATCGTTATGCACAACGAGCAGGCTGTTATTTCCCCAAGCTGGTCGATCCACAGCGGCGTAGGCACTCATAACTATACATTCATCTGGAGTATGGCCGGAGACAACAAAAGATATGATGATATGGACCCCGTATCCATGAAGGAATTACAATAG
- a CDS encoding AraC family transcriptional regulator — protein MLPFSLVELPRKADAFPLYPYSVGHHIQYHHVRPTGFPVHQVFLIRSGSGLFRDLADGTETVLAPGMVFAFPPDRGHEYYPLSHEPWHVAFIGFYGSQSGPLLEGLRLLPYAPFKVDQFEECWDLISGIWHTVDRHNAARLDENTMQELSITLYRLLLMLRRGDSAFSPAERPETETVRNDALQKAVSLINEHFTEPLLIANLAAAVGYSVQHFQRLFLQEFGVTPHKYLQNLRLQRAMQMITESPERPVQDLALNVGMETNYFIRVFRKTYGCTPGVMGQRLRSGSSM, from the coding sequence TTGCTGCCCTTTTCCCTGGTTGAGCTGCCCCGCAAGGCTGATGCCTTTCCGCTCTACCCTTATTCGGTAGGCCACCATATCCAGTATCATCATGTCCGGCCGACCGGCTTTCCCGTGCACCAGGTATTTCTGATCCGCAGCGGCAGCGGCCTGTTCCGCGATCTGGCGGACGGTACCGAAACTGTACTGGCTCCGGGCATGGTATTTGCTTTTCCGCCTGACCGGGGCCATGAATATTATCCGCTGTCCCATGAGCCCTGGCATGTGGCCTTTATCGGCTTCTACGGCAGCCAGTCCGGTCCGTTGCTCGAAGGATTGCGTCTCCTGCCCTACGCCCCGTTCAAAGTGGATCAATTCGAAGAGTGCTGGGATCTCATCTCCGGGATCTGGCATACCGTTGACAGGCATAATGCTGCCCGGCTGGATGAAAACACGATGCAGGAGCTGTCCATCACCCTGTACCGGCTGCTGCTCATGCTCCGCAGGGGAGATTCTGCCTTTAGCCCGGCTGAGCGCCCGGAGACCGAAACGGTCCGGAATGATGCGCTGCAAAAAGCAGTCAGCCTGATCAATGAGCATTTCACCGAACCGCTCCTGATCGCTAACCTGGCGGCAGCCGTGGGTTATTCCGTCCAGCATTTTCAGCGGCTGTTCCTGCAGGAATTCGGTGTCACTCCGCATAAATATCTCCAGAATCTGCGGCTGCAGCGGGCGATGCAGATGATTACCGAGAGCCCTGAACGGCCGGTGCAGGATCTCGCGCTGAACGTGGGCATGGAGACGAATTATTTTATCAGAGTCTTCCGCAAAACCTATGGCTGTACACCGGGGGTTATGGGACAACGCCTGCGCAGCGGCAGCAGTATGTAG
- a CDS encoding HAD family hydrolase: MNIKAVLFDLDGTLLDRDSSLLAFAGNQYERYPELQIIGKERFIQRLIELDNHGYVWKDKVYQQILQEFPVPDMDWSLLLDDYIHNFQAHCIGFPNLLDMLTELKNHDIKLALVSNGYGQFQYDNFRSLQITHLFDEVLISEWEGLRKPDPAIFKLALNRLNIAAENALFVGDHPDNDIRASRDAGMKTVWKRTGHVESVVKADAVIHDLKELIDIVLLEKNMD, encoded by the coding sequence GTGAACATAAAGGCGGTATTGTTTGATTTGGACGGAACCTTGCTGGACCGTGACTCATCACTATTAGCGTTTGCAGGAAATCAATACGAGCGGTATCCTGAGCTCCAAATTATCGGCAAGGAAAGATTCATTCAACGTCTGATAGAACTTGATAATCACGGTTATGTATGGAAGGACAAGGTCTACCAGCAGATCCTTCAGGAGTTCCCGGTTCCGGATATGGACTGGTCTTTGCTGTTAGATGATTACATACATAATTTTCAAGCGCATTGTATAGGTTTCCCGAATCTGCTGGATATGCTTACAGAGCTAAAGAACCATGATATTAAGCTGGCTCTGGTCTCCAACGGGTATGGGCAGTTTCAATATGATAATTTCCGGTCACTGCAAATCACCCATTTATTTGATGAAGTATTGATCTCTGAATGGGAGGGGCTGCGCAAACCTGATCCGGCCATTTTCAAGCTTGCCTTGAACAGACTGAATATTGCTGCCGAAAATGCCCTGTTTGTCGGTGATCATCCTGATAACGATATTCGTGCCAGCCGTGACGCCGGAATGAAGACGGTCTGGAAAAGAACGGGTCATGTGGAGTCTGTTGTTAAAGCAGACGCTGTCATCCATGATTTAAAGGAATTAATTGATATTGTATTGCTGGAAAAAAACATGGATTAG
- a CDS encoding stalk domain-containing protein, which produces MFTSKYAHWCKVILVSFLIVTGSFAIGQSRVHADSPLTSTQIYRAYLDVDMVAEAESDGLNKAVADFLQSPYTPLDEKAAAVNALYSGQVWSDRNLAEEYSQLTYGKKTDVLDKKELAPEEIFVIGYMKILDRYLEPDLSWMTLAQQELPDSRTVALIHMLGVSQHNMDCSWNNTEKVLADTGLNRDIRQEAVEIIVEYMELYKGSPCQSGSEQSGGTDTRMDHILQKTVVLSVGHANVLVQGSKAQVDPANRKVEPYIREGKTMVPLRFLSDKFNASIGINSTTSAVTVEYNERKIVFSESRKEMEIVNGRTFVPLRTVMDVFGKQIFYYKGLIMISDSFTLDPLNKQDQQLAKKIKVLLQS; this is translated from the coding sequence ATGTTTACAAGTAAATATGCTCATTGGTGCAAGGTAATCCTGGTCTCATTCTTGATCGTTACAGGAAGCTTTGCCATCGGACAGAGCCGTGTCCACGCAGATTCACCGTTAACTTCAACGCAGATTTATAGGGCTTATTTGGATGTAGATATGGTGGCCGAGGCTGAGAGTGACGGTCTGAACAAAGCTGTTGCGGATTTCCTGCAATCCCCCTACACTCCACTGGATGAGAAGGCAGCGGCAGTCAATGCACTGTATTCCGGCCAGGTGTGGTCAGACAGGAACCTTGCGGAAGAGTATTCGCAGCTCACTTACGGGAAGAAGACGGATGTTCTGGATAAAAAGGAGCTTGCTCCGGAAGAGATTTTTGTGATTGGTTATATGAAAATACTGGACCGCTATCTGGAGCCTGATTTGTCCTGGATGACTCTGGCGCAGCAGGAACTTCCCGACAGCCGGACCGTGGCGCTGATCCATATGCTGGGCGTTTCCCAGCACAATATGGACTGCAGCTGGAACAACACCGAGAAGGTTCTGGCCGACACGGGGCTGAATCGGGATATCCGGCAGGAAGCGGTTGAGATCATTGTGGAGTATATGGAGCTGTACAAAGGCAGCCCGTGTCAGAGTGGATCAGAGCAGAGCGGAGGTACAGACACGCGGATGGATCATATTTTGCAAAAGACTGTCGTGCTCTCAGTGGGACACGCCAATGTATTAGTCCAGGGCAGTAAAGCGCAGGTTGATCCTGCTAACCGTAAAGTGGAGCCTTACATCAGGGAAGGAAAAACGATGGTTCCCCTGCGTTTTCTCTCAGACAAGTTTAATGCGTCAATCGGAATCAACTCCACCACTTCTGCAGTTACAGTTGAATATAATGAGCGGAAGATTGTATTCAGCGAGAGCAGAAAAGAGATGGAGATTGTAAATGGAAGAACCTTTGTCCCGCTAAGAACAGTGATGGATGTGTTTGGAAAGCAGATTTTCTATTATAAAGGCCTGATCATGATTTCGGACAGCTTTACGCTGGATCCGCTTAATAAGCAGGACCAGCAGCTGGCAAAGAAGATTAAGGTGCTGTTGCAGTCATAA
- a CDS encoding TetR/AcrR family transcriptional regulator yields MNSNSKRQLILAAASEIIRNQGVEKLTLEAAAREAGVSKGGLLHHFPNKNALIQGLVEELTDGFVADVQGRAAQSAVEQGRWSRAYTESVAYDIQEGNGISTALTAALFSKPELLEKLQEQYTLWQKNIENDGIDPVRSTIVRLAADGLWFSEMFGFGKLEPALREQVIRELLKMTDKEEKGL; encoded by the coding sequence TTGAACAGCAATTCGAAACGGCAGCTTATATTAGCCGCAGCTTCTGAAATTATCAGAAATCAGGGCGTGGAGAAGCTTACTCTTGAAGCAGCAGCCCGGGAAGCAGGCGTCAGCAAAGGCGGCTTGCTGCACCATTTTCCGAACAAAAATGCATTGATTCAGGGACTGGTCGAAGAGCTGACGGATGGTTTTGTTGCAGATGTGCAGGGAAGGGCGGCACAATCCGCGGTCGAGCAGGGCAGGTGGAGCAGGGCTTACACGGAATCGGTGGCTTATGATATACAGGAGGGTAACGGGATCAGTACAGCGCTTACCGCAGCCCTTTTCAGCAAGCCTGAACTGCTTGAAAAGCTGCAGGAGCAGTATACCTTATGGCAGAAAAATATCGAAAACGACGGAATAGATCCTGTGCGTTCAACCATTGTCCGGCTGGCGGCTGACGGCCTCTGGTTCTCGGAAATGTTCGGCTTCGGGAAGCTGGAACCGGCGCTGCGTGAACAAGTGATCCGGGAACTGCTCAAAATGACGGATAAGGAGGAAAAGGGACTGTGA
- a CDS encoding DeoR/GlpR family DNA-binding transcription regulator — MNPIRRHEMIMEVMLNQKDVTVNELSDKLQVTGKTIREDLSKLEEQGLIVRVHGGAVLAQSDQFGILPSKTPLDKYSDEKTEIAGLALAHIEEEDIIALDGGSTTLEIARRLDNMPLTVVTNDVYIISELVPKDNIRLVVPGGYRVRNMLAGPEAVSYVQKLNIQKAFLSATAVHIEHGLSIYTGDLIDFKQALVSTARKVFAACDHHKFGHTALRTFASLQEVDVLLTDSGLPPGTVEQFRRAGVNIECG, encoded by the coding sequence ATGAACCCGATACGACGACACGAGATGATTATGGAAGTTATGCTGAACCAGAAGGATGTAACGGTGAATGAGCTTAGCGACAAGCTCCAGGTAACAGGAAAAACCATCCGCGAGGATCTCAGTAAGCTGGAAGAACAGGGACTTATTGTCCGTGTGCACGGCGGAGCTGTACTGGCGCAGAGCGACCAGTTTGGCATTCTGCCGTCCAAGACCCCGCTGGATAAGTATTCCGACGAGAAAACGGAGATCGCAGGGCTTGCGCTGGCCCATATCGAAGAGGAGGACATTATCGCACTGGACGGCGGAAGCACCACGCTTGAGATCGCCAGGCGGCTGGACAATATGCCTCTGACGGTAGTCACCAATGATGTTTACATCATCAGCGAGCTGGTTCCCAAAGACAACATCCGTCTGGTCGTTCCCGGGGGTTACCGTGTCCGCAATATGCTGGCCGGTCCCGAAGCTGTCTCTTATGTGCAAAAGCTAAATATACAAAAAGCATTTCTGTCGGCTACTGCCGTGCATATCGAGCATGGGCTGTCCATTTATACCGGTGATTTGATCGATTTCAAGCAGGCTTTGGTGTCCACTGCCCGTAAAGTGTTCGCCGCCTGCGATCACCACAAGTTCGGGCATACCGCCCTGCGCACCTTCGCTTCCCTTCAGGAAGTGGACGTGCTGCTGACAGACAGCGGGCTTCCGCCCGGGACGGTTGAGCAGTTCCGCCGTGCCGGTGTCAACATCGAATGCGGGTAG
- a CDS encoding multidrug efflux SMR transporter has protein sequence MKSYIYLALAICFEIFGTTMLKLSDGFSNLLPGVGVVFGMGLSFYCLSMSLKVIPLSLAYAVWSGVGTAVTALLGVVIWKDHFTVVSFIAIAAIIAGVVLLNASNQPEKAPPV, from the coding sequence ATGAAAAGTTATATTTATCTGGCACTGGCTATCTGTTTTGAAATTTTCGGCACAACCATGCTTAAATTATCGGACGGCTTTAGCAATCTCCTGCCGGGGGTAGGCGTTGTTTTTGGCATGGGGTTATCCTTTTATTGCTTGTCGATGAGTCTCAAGGTCATTCCGTTAAGTCTCGCTTATGCGGTCTGGTCAGGAGTAGGGACGGCGGTTACGGCACTGCTTGGCGTGGTGATATGGAAGGATCATTTTACTGTGGTTTCATTTATCGCTATTGCCGCAATCATCGCCGGTGTGGTACTGCTGAACGCCTCCAACCAGCCGGAAAAAGCTCCGCCGGTCTGA